A region from the Medicago truncatula cultivar Jemalong A17 chromosome 6, MtrunA17r5.0-ANR, whole genome shotgun sequence genome encodes:
- the LOC25497300 gene encoding receptor-like protein Cf-9: MTIGYQFKSSFTINSESSYPCDESLLKTATWKYGTDCCSWHGVTCDTTFGRVIGLNLGCEGLQGIFHPNSTLFHLAHIQKLNLSYNDFTGSHFHAKFGGFQSLTHLYLSGSFFKGKIPTQISHLSKLQSLHLSGYFGYVLVWKETILKRLLQNATNLQELFLDYTNMSSIRPNSIALLFNQSSSLVTLNLKSTGLRGKFKRSILCLPSIQEIDMSFNDELQGQLPELSCSTSLRILDLSACGFEGEIPTMSFSNLTYLTSLTLSYNYLNGSIPSSLIKLPRLTYLDLYTNKLNGRIPNAFQTSNKFQVLDFSYNKFEGELPTSLSNLQHLIRLDLSYNSFRGQIPDVFGGMTKLQELDLYFNKLEGQIPSSLFKLTGLKLLYCSNNKLEGPLPNKIIGFQKLTDLSLHDNLLNGTIPSSLLSLPSLVYLYLSNNRLTGSISATSSYSLESLNLYNNKLQGNIPESIFNLTNLTNLILSLNDLSGFVNFQHFSKLTNLRFLSLSWNTQLSLNFESNVNHSVFYLDELELSSVNLIKFPKLQGKFPNLDYLDLSNNKLDGRMPNWLYEKNSLKFLNLSQNYFMSIDQWINVNRSNGLSGLDLSDNLLDDEIPLVVCNISSLEFLNLGYNNLTGIIPQCLAESTSLQVLNLQMNRFHGTLPSNFSKHSKIVSLNLYGNELEGRFPKSLFRCKKLEFLNLGVNKIEDNFPDWLQTMQDLKVLVLRDNKLHGSLVNLKIKHSFQSLIIFDISGNNLGGFLPKAYLRNYEAMKNVTQVDGDISLQYLHKSYEKFDAGYSDSVTVATKGIQMKLVKIPIKFVSIDFSRNKFEGEIPNAIGELHALKGLNLSHNRLTGHIPKSIGNLTYLESLDLSLNMLTGVIPAELTNLNFLEVMNLSNNHLVGEIPRGKQFNTFTNDSYEGNLGLCGFPLSKRCGLEQHSPPSPNKNFWSEEKFGFGWIPVVIGYGCGFLIGIGIGYCMFLVGKPRWLVMIFGGQPKRKVKKRTRMRRNHGTAMNQNQNQMMQMS, from the coding sequence TTTAAATCCTCCTTCACTATAAATTCTGAATCTTCTTATCCTTGTGATGAATCTCTTCTGAAAACAGCAACATGGAAATATGGGACTGATTGCTGCTCATGGCATGGTGTCACATGCGACACCACTTTTGGTCGCGTGATTGGCCTCAACCTTGGCTGTGAAGGCCTCCAAGGTATATTCCATCCTAATAGTACTCTTTTCCATCTTGCTCATATTCAAAAACTCAACCTTTCTTACAATGATTTCACTGGCTCCCATTTTCATGCTAAGTTTGGTGGGTTTCAGAGTCTTACACATCTTTACTTGTCTGGTAGTTTCTTTAAAGGTAAAATTCCAACTCAAATCTCACACCTTTCCAAATTACAATCACTTCATCTTTCTGGGtattttggttatgttttagtTTGGAAAGAGACCATCTTAAAGAGGCTTTTGCAAAATGCAACAAATTTACAGGAGTTGTTTTTGGATTATACAAATATGTCTTCTATAAGACCAAACTCCATTGCTTTGCTTTTCAACCAATCTTCCTCTTTGGTTACTCTAAATCTTAAATCAACAGGATTAAGAGGAAAATTCAAAAGGAGCATTCTTTGTTTACCAagtattcaagaaatagatatGTCATTTAATGATGAACTTCAAGGCCAACTTCCGGAATTGAGCTGTAGCACTTCTCTTAGAATATTGGATTTGTCAGCTTGTGGATTCGAAGGGGAAATTCCTACTATGTCTTTTTCTAACCTTACATATCTTACCTCTCTAACTCTCTCATATAACTACCTAAACGGGTCAATCCCATCATCACTTATAAAACTTCCACGTCTAACTTACTTAGATCTTTATACGAACAAACTCAATGGTCGAATTCCAAATGCATTTCAGACATCAAACAAATTTCAAGTATTAGATTTTAGTTATAACAAATTTGAAGGAGAATTGCCAACATCACTTTCAAACCTTCAACATCTCATTCGCTTGGATCTTTCATACAATTCATTTAGAGGTCAAATCCCAGACGTGTTCGGTGGGATGACCAAATTGCAAGAACTCGAtctatattttaacaaattagAAGGACAGATTCCATCTTCGTTATTTAAATTGACTGGTCTTAAGTTGTTATATTGTTCTAATAATAAATTAGAGGGTCCTTTACCTAACAAAATTATAGGGTTCCAAAAGCTAACTGATTTAAGTTTACATGACAACTTGTTAAATGGAACAATTCCTTCCTCTTTGTTATCTTTGCCTTCTTTGGTATATTTATATCTATCTAACAATCGACTTACAGGATCTATCAGTGCAACCTCATCATATTCCTTAGAGAGTTTAAATCTATACAACAACAAGCTACAAGGCAATATTCCAGAATCCATTTTCAATCTTACAAACCTAACTAATCTAATTCTATCTTTAAACGACTTGAGTGGTTTTGTCAATTTTCAACACTTTTCCAAACTTACAAATCTTCGATTTTTATCCCTTTCATGGAATACTCAATTGTCACTAAACTTCGAATCCAATGTCAATCATAGTGTTTTTTACCTTGACGAATTGGAACTGTCTTCCGTAAATTTGATCAAATTTCCCAAATTGCAAGGAAAATTCCCGAATTTGGATTATCTTGATCTttccaataacaaacttgatggaAGAATGCCCAATTggttatatgaaaaaaattcattgaagTTTTTGAACCTCTCTCAAAACTATTTCATGTCAATAGACCAATGGATTAACGTCAATAGATCCAATGGTTTGTCAGGCCTTGATCTTAGTGATAATTTACTGGATGATGAAATACCTTTGGTTGTTTGCAATATCAGTTCACTTGAATTTCTCAACTTGGGATACAACAATTTGACTGGTATCATTCCACAATGTCTTGCTGAATCAACATCCCTTCAAGTTTTGAATCTACAAATGAATAGATTTCATGGCACTTTGCCAAGTAACTTTTCAAAGCATAGTAAAATTGTCTCTCTAAACCTCTATGGCAACGAGTTAGAAGGTCGTTTTCCGAAATCTTTGTTCCGGTGTAAAAAGTTGGAGTTTCTAAACCTCGGGGTCAACAAAATAGAAGACAATTTTCCGGATTGGCTTCAAACAATGCAGGATTTGAAAGTGTTGGTTTTGCGAGACAACAAGTTGCATGGTTCCCTTGTCAATTTAAAAATCAAGCATTCATTTCAAAGTTTAATCATTTTTGATATCTCAGGTAACAATTTAGGTGGTTTTCTACCAAAAGCCTATTTAAGAAATTATGAAGCCATGAAGAATGTTACTCAAGTGGATGGGGATATTAGTTTGCAATATCTACACAAGTCGTATGAAAAATTCGACGCGGGATATTCAGATTCTGTGACTGTGGCAACAAAAGGGATTCAAATGAAATTGGTGAAAATTCCAATAAAGTTTGTATCTATTGATTTTTCAAGAAACAAATTTGAAGGAGAGATTCCAAATGCTATTGGAGAGCTTCATGCACTCAAAGGGCTTAACCTTTCCCACAACAGACTTACCGGTCATATTCCCAAATCCATAGGAAACTTGACATACTTGGAATCTCTGGATCTTTCCCTGAATATGTTAACCGGTGTGATTCCTGCGGAATTAACCAATTTAAACTTTCTTGAAGTCATGAATCTTTCCAATAACCATTTGGTGGGAGAAATACCTAGAGGAAAGCAATTCAACACATTTACAAATGATTCCTATGAAGGAAACTTGGGGTTATGTGGATTTCCCTTGTCAAAGAGATGTGGACTTGAACAACATTCTCCACCTTCACCCAACAAAAACTTTTGGAGTGAAGAgaaatttggatttggatggaTACCG